A genomic region of Conger conger chromosome 6, fConCon1.1, whole genome shotgun sequence contains the following coding sequences:
- the tnnt3b gene encoding troponin T type 3b (skeletal, fast), whose translation RSIEVAEEEVEVEVAPEVAPEAEAEAEAAPEPEPEPEAEPEPEPEPEPEPEPVAEPEPEPEPEPEPEAEPEPEPEPEPVEEEEEKPKFKPSAPKIPEGEKVDFDDIQKKRQNKDLIELQALIDAHFEQRKKEEEEIIALKERIEKRRAERSEQQRIRAEKDKERQARREEERLKREEIDAKKRADEEAKKKSALTSMGSNYSSYLQKADQKRGKKQTEREKKKKILADRRKPLNIDHLNEDKLREKAKELWDSMHGLEAEKFDHMEKLKRQKYEVISLRNRIDELQKHSKKGAAARRRK comes from the exons CGCTCCATAGAGGTAGCAGAGGAAGAAGTAGAGGTAGAGGTAGCCCCAGAGGTGGCACccgaggcagaggcagaggcagaggccgCACCAGAACCTGAGCCTGAACCTGaggcagaaccagaaccagaacccgaGCCGGAGCCTGAGCCAGAGCCTGTGGCAGAGCCTGAACCAGAAccggaaccagaaccagaaccagaagcAGAGCCTgaaccagagccagagccagagccggTGGAAGAGGAAG AGGAGAAGCCAAAATTCAA ACCCAGTGCACCTAAGATCCCAGAGGGTGAGAAAGTGGACTTTGAT GACATCCAGAAGAAGCGTCAGAACAAGGATCTGATTGAGCTGCAGGCACTGATCGATGCTCACTTCGAGCAGAgaaagaaggaggaggaagaaatTATCGCCCTCAAAGAAAGAATT GAGAAGCGCCGGgcagagaggtcagagcagcagaggaTCCGTGCTGAGAAGGATAAAGAGCGCCAGGCGAGACGTGAG GAAGAAAGGCTGAAGAGGGAGGAGATCGATGCCAAGAAGAGGGCTGATGAGGAAGCCAAGAAGAAGTCAGCCCTGACCAGCATGGGCTCAAACTACAGCAGCTATCTTCAGAAG GCTGACCAAAAGAGAGGGAAGAAgcagaccgagagagagaagaagaagaagatccTGGCTGACAGACGCAAGCCCCTCAACATTGACCACCTAAATGAGGACAAACTGAG GGAAAAGGCCAAGGAGCTGTGGGACTCGATGCATGGTCTGGAGGCTGAGAAGTTTGACCACATGGAGAAACTGAAGAGACAGAAGTATGAG GTCATCTCTCTCAGAAACCGCATTGATGAGCTTCAGAAACA